DNA from Methanocella sp.:
GCCGGAGAGCCCCCCGCCGGTCGTTTACCAGAAGCCTCTTTAGGTACTCGCCAGCCAGACCTCCCTGGGGGGCCTTATCGTCGAGAAATGATGGCGGAGCGTCCGGTGCATTCGAGATCATATCGAGACCCGCATCGATATACTCGCTCACGATCGGCCTCATCTCTTGGGGGAGCTGCTCGTTCAGCACTTTACCGACACACTTAAGCGTCGTAACAATAATATCCGTGGGGAACTTTAAACTTTTAAACAGAACTTTAACCCAGGCAATATACCCGGTGAACAACGAGATGTCGGAGGCGCTGATGGCCTCCGACAGATATGACAGGTGAAAACCTGCATCGAGGACGCTCTGCCTGCGGCCCTGCTCGCCGTAGGGCTCCCAGAATTCGGGCTGAAAACGATACTGGCGATCAACGATGGCTTCTGCAAGCTCCTGACGCCTATCATCAATATACTTACAGACTATTTTCGGATCCAGTTGTATAGTCTGCCCCGAAATAAAAGCTCCTCCTTTATTGCCATGATTAAATAATAAAAAGTGCTTTTTTTTAAAGTATAAAATCATTACTGTTATCAGAAAAATACATCAGTTCCCACCCCCTGTAAATGGCTGCTAATAGTGTCCTATAACATACTTTTTTTATTTTTGGGAACGACATCCAAAGTTTATATTGATAGGTTCACTAAATCTACTATTAGGCGATCACTTTCCAACCGTGCTATTTATTAGCACTAAGGACTTATTATTAAAAATGTTACCGCATGCTAAATTATAGCATGATTTGGACAATCCGGCAAACCCCTGAAAACGGAGCCTAAAACGAGTTTGTTTCACGAGCGCCTGGTGGGCACCCTATAACAACAACGAAAAAATAACGTGTTTTTCGCCCATCATCGAGCAAAAATCCCCCAAAATGGGGGATTCGACCCTTCACGGTTTAGCGCCCCCACGGGGATTCGAACCCCGGTCTAGAGCTCCGGAGGCTCCAAGGATATCCACTACCCTATAGGGGCACCTGACGAATACAGATAGACTATCTTAGATATAAACTTTGAGATTAGCTCACCCAGAAAGCTTCATTAGACTCGGCGGTTATAGACTTTAGAGAGGGTGGGCTCGGGTTGGAGCAGGAAAAAGATTTAAAAAAGATAAAGATCACGTGGAGAACAGCTTTTGCGGTCGCGCTTGTACTGTTCATATTGTTCGGCCTCGGGACAAAGCTTATACTGTCCATTAACATGAGCCTGAACAGCGACATGGTCGGCGAAGGGCTGGAGGCCATGGACATATGGAAGCACCAGAACTACTTCCTCAGCGGCTACTACCTGCCGTCCCAGGACACGTTTCTCTTCACCGAGCTGTTACCGTTCCAGCTCATCCCGCAGATCCTTACGGACTATGACCCGGCCGCCCTCAAGCTGATGACCTATATCGAGTTCGCGCTGGGCGCGGGCGTCCTCGCGTACATCGTATTCATGATAACGGGCGAGGCTCTAAACGCCCTCCTGTTCACGGCCCTCGCCGTTAACGTCCCGCCGATTGCGTATCAGTTTTTTTCGCTTCCGACCTCGCATGCCGGGACGGTCGTTTTCCTGGGCATTATCCTTGCCCTGCTCATCTATGTTAATAAAAAAGAAGGCGAAAAAAAGCAAAAGACAAAAAAGGGCAGGAAAGTGCGCGATACCAGCATACAATGGCCATATGTGATAGCGCTTATCGTTCTCACGGCCCTGACGGTCGTATCCGACACGATCATACTGCCGTGGCTGATCCTGCCCTTAATACTGGCGTACCTGCTCGTAGTTAAGGAAAAAAGCCGGACCATGAACATAGTGGTAGCGCTGATGGCAGCCGTATCCGCGATAGTTTACATTTATAAGACATATTTCGTATACACCTGGGTTGTCCAGGACGTAGTCACCGGTAAAGGGACGTCTAATATCTTTTCCACGATCCTTCCGCTTTACTTTAAGGCATTGGCGCTTACGCTGAACGAGGGACTTTATAGTGTTTTCAACGGGTTTGCGGGTTTTGGCATATTGGAGGCCCTGTCCCTTGCGGCCTTCGCGGCCCTGGCAATTTACTCGGCCTGGAATATCCTGCATAACGGGCAAAATCGTTTCTTCAATGGCATACTGCTTGCGTCAGTGGTCATCATGTTCGCGATGTTCCTGGTATCGAACTACTCCATAGACATAAGCAGCGCCCGCTACCTGACATTCACGGCGTTCGCCGTGCTCATGCTCATCGCGGCCTCCTGCCGGAAGGACGATAAGATATGCGGTGCGCTGGCCCTGTCGCTTCTCCTGATATCGGCCATTTATGGATATTCGAGCGTGAGCGGGACGGCCGCGTCCCCGAATGCCCAGGAATACGGCCTCATCGATTACATGAAGCAGAATAACCTGACGTTCGGCTATAGCTCGTACTGGTACTCGAATATACTCACTTACCTTTCCGGGGAGGACATCACGGTCAGGGCGACGTTCTTCTACCGTGACGACATGAAGCCCAACGTCTGGCTCGCGAACGAGCGATGGTATCAGTCGACGCCGGACCGGTCGTTCATACTGGTAGATAACAGCTCGATCGGCGATAATGGCCGCGAAGTGATCAGTGCATTGACCACAAAGCTAAATGCGTCGGAAGCGCTGCATTATGAAAAATACGATATATACCCGCTTGAAGGCTATCACATCGGGCCGTTCCAGGTGGTCCGCGACTGACCGGCCTGGCGCTATTCTCCGCTTCATTGGTTTCGCGTTTGTTTTGTGATCGTTTGTCTTTGTTTGTGTGGTTCGATGATTTGTCCGGTTTTTCAACACGAAAACACAAATTATTTTTTTATCCCACGTAAGGGGCACGAACCGCACTAAAGTGGATGCTTTCACGTTAAAACACTAAACAACCTCCCAAGGGCACGGACCCCACTAAATTAACTTGAAACACTAGAGAAAGCATATAAAATAAAGCATAAATTTCATGCCGTTCTCGTGGTTCAATCCTTTAGTGTTTTAGTGCCATTCGGGAGGTTGTTTCGTGTTTTAAGCGCCAGGCATGGAACTTAGTGATTTTAGTGCCCCTTACGTGGGATATAAAAGTCTTTCGTGTTTTCGTGTTGAAAAACCGACGGGCTGTACGAAAGTGGAAAATAGGGCAAAGGACCACTAAACAAACACGGAACTACTACGCTTATATCCCTTATGATCGATTTCGCTCATGTATGACGTCCCAGGCGTGGGCCCCGGGATTGCCGGTCCGTATGTCGGCGGCCGTCGTCTGTCACCGCACTCCGGGCAAAAGCCGGGCATCAGCTCCGGGCCTTCAGGGCGTCGAGAAGGTTCTTCACGCCCGCCGCCACGCCTTCGACCTCGATGTAGCCCCTGCCCTTGGCGCCGTCGCCCACGACGTACAGGCCTTTCACCGGCGTCAGGTTGCCGGGGTCGAAGCCCGAGGCGATGCGGTTCACGGGCCAGTCGCGCCTATATGTTTGTACTAAAAGAACTGAATATTTCTTGCCCTGGAACATGTTCCTGATGTCCTGAAGGCCGAGCTTTATCTCGTTTTCCACGTCGCCCGAGCGCAGCGCCTGGTGCGTCATGGTAAGGTGCATGCCCTCCGGGGCGAGCGACGGGTCGATGTGCGTCACTTCGTTCATGCCGTTGACCCGCTGCGTGTAGGGCGTGAAGACCACGCCCGGGTGGCCGACGAGCGGCTCCTCCGCGGCCAGGCAGATCTTGACGCCCTCCGAGGGCCGGAGCTTTTGAAGCACGCCCGCGTACTTCGGGTTGAGGTACCGGGCGTCGTACATGCCCGCCGTGAGCCGGTGCCCGATGTCCGATATGACGATATCGGCCCCGCGCTTTTCGCCGTCCACGGCGACGCCCTTCGCTTTCCCGTCCTCCACGAGGACCGAGTCGACCTTCGAGCCTAAATGAATTTTACCGCCGTTCTTCTCCACCACGCCGGCCAGGGCATCGACCACGGCCCCGCATCCGCCCATGGGCACGCCCGGAGTGTTGTACTTACCGGGGCCGCCGCCGATGACGTGCCGGATGATGCCCGATGCCTCGGCCGCGGGGGTGTCCACCGACAGCGTGGAGAGCGCCCAGCCGCAGCAGCTGTCCGAAAGCGCCAGCCACTCGGGGTCGCCCCATACCATGTCCGAAACGGTGCCCTTCTTCGGGATGAGCATCTTCGCCATCAGGGCCGGTATCCGGGCCTGGGCCCGGGACGATAAAAGCTCCCTGAAATTAAAGAAAGAGATCTGGGCATTATCCTTCGTCATGAAGCAGCCCATGGGATCGGTCCTGACGATATTCACGCCGGCGCCGACCTGCTTAAGGAGCTCGGCCAGCGGGCCGGTCGGCCCTTGTGGGATCATGTGGAGGGCGCCCGTGGTGAGCTGGAAGCCCTTATAAGGTAAATTGGTGAACCGGCCGCCGTAGATATCGAGCCGCTCGTAGACGTCGACGTCGTGCTCCTTCGAGAGGGCGGCGCCCGCGAGCAGGCCGCCCAGGCCGGCGCCGATGATGGATACCCTCATGGCTCCTCCGTGATGGCCCCGATAGCGCAATAGCCCTTGCACTTGCCGCACTCGATGC
Protein-coding regions in this window:
- a CDS encoding NAD(P)/FAD-dependent oxidoreductase is translated as MRVSIIGAGLGGLLAGAALSKEHDVDVYERLDIYGGRFTNLPYKGFQLTTGALHMIPQGPTGPLAELLKQVGAGVNIVRTDPMGCFMTKDNAQISFFNFRELLSSRAQARIPALMAKMLIPKKGTVSDMVWGDPEWLALSDSCCGWALSTLSVDTPAAEASGIIRHVIGGGPGKYNTPGVPMGGCGAVVDALAGVVEKNGGKIHLGSKVDSVLVEDGKAKGVAVDGEKRGADIVISDIGHRLTAGMYDARYLNPKYAGVLQKLRPSEGVKICLAAEEPLVGHPGVVFTPYTQRVNGMNEVTHIDPSLAPEGMHLTMTHQALRSGDVENEIKLGLQDIRNMFQGKKYSVLLVQTYRRDWPVNRIASGFDPGNLTPVKGLYVVGDGAKGRGYIEVEGVAAGVKNLLDALKARS